One window of the Rhodococcus sovatensis genome contains the following:
- a CDS encoding ATP-binding protein, translating to MDPVRNPYAPGAGQRPPELAGRKKQLDAFDVVLERITRGRPERSVVLTGLRGVGKTVLLNHLRSAAVARGWGTGKIEARPDQELRRPLSSALHMAVRGIAASHRDPERVDEFLGVLKAFALRASADKGMRERWQPGIDVPAKTGRADSGDIEIDLVELLLDASSLAGDVGVGIAIFIDEMQDLGPADISALCAACHELSQDTAPLIIVGAGLPHLPAVLSASKSYSERLFSYHRIGRLERAAADLALIAPADREDVEYTTEALDALYESADGYPYFVQAYGKATWDLAAESPITAEDVRVAAPTAEEELAVGFFGSRYERATPAEREYMRAMADLSGDEASVPTSAVATELGRKPASLSPARDGLIKKGLIYSAERGTIAFTVPHFGRYLRAQTDE from the coding sequence ATGGACCCCGTGCGTAACCCTTACGCTCCCGGCGCAGGTCAGCGCCCACCCGAGCTCGCAGGTCGAAAGAAGCAGCTGGACGCCTTCGATGTCGTCCTCGAACGCATCACCCGAGGTCGACCTGAACGCAGCGTCGTTCTGACGGGGCTGCGAGGCGTCGGGAAGACGGTGCTGCTCAACCACCTGCGATCCGCCGCCGTTGCGCGCGGTTGGGGAACCGGAAAGATCGAGGCGAGACCCGATCAGGAACTGCGACGACCACTGTCGTCGGCGCTGCACATGGCGGTTCGAGGTATCGCTGCCTCGCATCGGGATCCGGAACGTGTCGACGAGTTCCTCGGAGTGCTCAAGGCATTCGCGCTGCGCGCCTCGGCGGACAAGGGCATGAGGGAACGCTGGCAACCGGGGATAGATGTTCCGGCGAAGACCGGCCGTGCGGACTCCGGTGACATCGAGATCGATCTGGTGGAACTGCTTCTCGACGCCTCGTCGCTTGCCGGGGACGTCGGTGTCGGCATTGCGATCTTCATCGACGAGATGCAGGATCTGGGGCCGGCGGACATCTCCGCGCTGTGCGCTGCGTGTCATGAGCTGAGCCAGGACACCGCACCGCTGATCATCGTCGGTGCGGGTCTTCCGCACCTACCCGCCGTGCTGTCCGCGTCGAAAAGCTACTCGGAGCGGCTGTTCAGCTATCACCGCATCGGAAGGCTGGAACGGGCGGCTGCGGACCTTGCGCTGATCGCGCCCGCCGACCGGGAAGACGTCGAATACACGACCGAGGCGCTCGACGCTCTGTACGAATCTGCCGACGGATACCCGTATTTCGTGCAGGCCTACGGAAAGGCGACGTGGGATCTGGCAGCGGAGTCGCCGATCACCGCCGAGGATGTTCGAGTCGCCGCGCCCACCGCGGAGGAGGAACTGGCCGTCGGCTTCTTCGGGTCCCGCTACGAGCGTGCGACGCCTGCCGAGCGCGAATACATGCGTGCCATGGCAGATCTGTCGGGGGACGAGGCGTCCGTGCCGACGTCTGCGGTAGCAACGGAACTGGGCCGCAAGCCGGCCTCGCTGTCACCGGCGCGCGACGGCTTGATCAAGAAGGGGCTCATCTACTCCGCAGAGCGGGGAACGATTGCTTTCACGGTGCCCCACTTCGGGCGGTATCTGCGCGCGCAGACGGACGAATAG
- a CDS encoding amidohydrolase family protein — protein MNTPLTVGPPPSETGQVRAFWEDLGLPGIFDVHTHFMPKNVMDKVWSYFDSAGKHTDPVTPQAPLLPTGMAWPITYREDEDVRLATLREFGVRGFTSMIYPHKPDMAAWLNSWGADFGRRTPDCVQTATFYPESSAGSYVADAIAGGARIFKSHIQVGNYSPNDPLLDPVWDALQDAAIPVVIHCGSGPSPGSFTGPEPIAALLRRFPRLPLIIAHMGMPEYVEFLELAEGYEHVRLDTTMAFTDFSEASWPFPVSAMPRLRDLQGRILFGSDFPNIPYSYVDALRAVARLDLGDDWIRDVCYRNGAALFGPIKLP, from the coding sequence ATGAACACGCCACTGACAGTCGGGCCACCGCCGAGCGAGACAGGTCAGGTCCGGGCGTTCTGGGAGGATCTGGGCCTGCCCGGGATCTTCGACGTGCACACCCACTTCATGCCCAAGAACGTCATGGACAAAGTCTGGTCGTACTTCGACTCGGCAGGCAAGCACACCGACCCGGTCACTCCGCAGGCTCCGCTCCTGCCAACGGGAATGGCATGGCCGATCACCTACCGCGAAGACGAAGACGTACGACTGGCCACGTTGCGCGAGTTCGGGGTACGGGGCTTCACGTCGATGATCTACCCACACAAGCCCGACATGGCTGCGTGGCTCAATTCCTGGGGAGCCGACTTCGGGCGGCGGACACCCGATTGCGTGCAGACAGCGACGTTCTATCCTGAGAGCTCGGCCGGCAGCTACGTCGCCGACGCGATCGCGGGCGGGGCTCGAATCTTCAAGTCGCACATTCAGGTCGGCAACTATTCCCCGAACGACCCGCTGCTCGATCCGGTCTGGGACGCGCTCCAGGACGCTGCGATACCGGTGGTCATCCACTGCGGATCCGGCCCGTCACCTGGCTCGTTCACCGGCCCGGAACCGATTGCCGCGCTGCTGCGAAGGTTCCCTCGACTTCCGCTGATCATCGCACACATGGGCATGCCCGAGTACGTCGAGTTTCTCGAATTGGCCGAAGGATACGAGCACGTTCGACTCGACACCACGATGGCGTTCACCGACTTTTCGGAAGCGTCCTGGCCGTTCCCGGTCTCCGCGATGCCACGCCTCCGAGATCTGCAGGGGCGCATACTGTTCGGCAGCGACTTCCCCAACATTCCGTACTCGTATGTCGACGCACTGCGCGCCGTCGCGCGGCTCGATCTCGGTGACGACTGGATTCGAGATGTCTGCTACCGCAACGGTGCTGCGCTGTTCGGGCCGATCAAGCTACCGTGA
- a CDS encoding alkane 1-monooxygenase — MSEQTSVTPAWRDPKRYLWPLGLVIPLSPFMAWGLVSWLGPGAFWLLGLIIMGIAIPLVDAFTGVDRTNPPHEATEALENDRYYRWCLYLLIPLQYAGLATACYLWAHGPLGVPERLGLAVTVGIVGGVGINAAHELGHKRENVERWLSKITLAQSFYGHFYVEHNHGHHVRVATPEDPASARYGESYWKFLPRSILGGIRSAWELEQRRLQRIGATKWSAHNHLFNAAAISLVVFAVLVAAFGWIVAPYLVIQAVIAVILFEAANYLEHYGLLRQKRPNGRYERTDHTHSWNSDHLWSNLFLYHLQRHSDHHANPVRRYQSLRTLEESPQLPAGYAVMIFCALIPPLWRKVMNQRLIDYYGGDMSRVNQ; from the coding sequence ATGAGCGAACAGACGTCAGTCACCCCGGCGTGGCGGGACCCGAAGCGCTACCTCTGGCCGCTCGGCCTTGTCATACCGCTGAGCCCGTTCATGGCGTGGGGTCTGGTCTCGTGGCTCGGCCCCGGTGCGTTCTGGTTGCTCGGCCTGATCATCATGGGCATCGCGATCCCGCTCGTGGACGCCTTCACCGGAGTGGATCGGACCAATCCGCCGCACGAGGCTACCGAGGCACTCGAGAACGACCGCTACTACCGCTGGTGCCTGTACCTGTTGATTCCACTGCAGTACGCCGGGCTCGCGACCGCGTGCTATCTCTGGGCGCACGGTCCGCTCGGCGTGCCGGAGCGACTCGGGCTGGCCGTGACGGTCGGCATCGTCGGCGGCGTCGGCATCAACGCAGCACACGAACTCGGGCACAAGCGTGAGAATGTCGAGCGTTGGTTGTCCAAAATCACGCTGGCCCAGTCGTTCTACGGCCACTTCTACGTAGAACATAATCACGGTCACCACGTGCGAGTGGCAACCCCTGAGGATCCGGCATCCGCGCGGTACGGCGAGAGCTACTGGAAATTCTTACCGCGCAGCATCCTCGGTGGAATCCGATCGGCGTGGGAACTGGAGCAGCGGCGACTGCAACGCATCGGGGCAACCAAGTGGTCGGCGCACAATCACCTGTTCAACGCTGCAGCGATCTCGTTGGTCGTGTTCGCCGTGCTCGTCGCGGCTTTCGGGTGGATTGTGGCGCCCTACCTGGTGATACAAGCCGTCATAGCCGTGATCCTCTTCGAGGCCGCGAACTATCTCGAGCACTACGGTCTGCTGCGGCAGAAGAGGCCGAACGGGCGATACGAGCGGACCGACCACACACACAGTTGGAACAGCGACCACCTGTGGAGCAATCTCTTTCTGTACCACCTTCAACGGCACAGCGACCACCATGCAAACCCGGTTCGGCGGTATCAATCGCTGCGGACTCTCGAAGAATCCCCCCAGCTACCGGCCGGGTACGCAGTGATGATCTTCTGCGCACTCATTCCGCCCCTCTGGCGAAAAGTGATGAACCAGCGGCTGATCGACTACTACGGCGGCGACATGTCGCGGGTCAATCAGTAG
- a CDS encoding patatin-like phospholipase family protein — translation MARTALVLGGGGVAGIAWQTGVLHGLAESGVDVTAPAWSDMLLGTSAGSTVAAQVTSGAALSELYARQVDPELQIDEPRPDVSIDELNELLDRATERAAGDRQKFAREVGKVALAAATPPEAERRAAIKRRLPAHEWPDRDLRVVAVDAESGRHRVLDRDSGVRLVDAVAASCAIPGMWPPVTVGVHRYVDGGVRSGENADLAVGFARVLVLQVGVFEPGLDPLEAERAHLSARGSAVEVIRPDAEALAAIGPDLTDLAVRAAAAEAGFRQGQRAADAIKQFTVA, via the coding sequence ATGGCGCGCACAGCACTTGTTCTGGGTGGCGGTGGGGTTGCGGGAATCGCGTGGCAGACCGGTGTGCTGCACGGTCTGGCCGAATCCGGCGTCGACGTGACCGCACCTGCTTGGTCCGACATGTTGTTGGGGACGTCGGCAGGTTCGACCGTAGCCGCGCAGGTGACCAGCGGCGCTGCGCTGAGCGAGCTGTACGCGCGCCAGGTGGATCCTGAGTTGCAGATCGACGAGCCGCGCCCCGACGTGTCGATCGACGAGCTCAACGAACTTCTCGACCGGGCGACCGAGCGCGCGGCCGGTGATCGGCAGAAGTTTGCACGCGAAGTGGGAAAAGTGGCGCTTGCGGCTGCGACGCCTCCCGAGGCCGAGCGACGAGCAGCTATCAAGCGCAGGCTGCCGGCGCACGAATGGCCCGACCGCGACTTGCGCGTCGTTGCAGTCGACGCCGAATCAGGGCGTCACCGAGTTCTGGATCGTGACTCGGGAGTGCGTCTCGTCGACGCTGTTGCCGCGAGCTGCGCTATTCCGGGCATGTGGCCTCCGGTGACCGTCGGGGTTCACCGCTACGTCGACGGTGGTGTCCGCTCGGGCGAGAATGCAGATCTCGCGGTCGGTTTCGCGAGAGTTCTCGTCCTGCAGGTCGGAGTGTTCGAGCCCGGTCTCGATCCGCTCGAGGCCGAGCGGGCGCATCTGTCCGCGCGGGGCTCGGCCGTCGAGGTCATCCGTCCGGACGCCGAAGCGCTGGCTGCGATAGGGCCGGATCTCACCGACTTGGCCGTCAGGGCCGCCGCCGCGGAGGCGGGCTTCCGACAGGGGCAGCGTGCAGCCGATGCGATCAAGCAGTTCACGGTAGCTTGA
- a CDS encoding lysophospholipase yields the protein MRRTKSEFTGRRGTRIVYDVWTPDAPVTGLLVLSHGLGEHARRYDHVIAELGKLGLVVYALDHRGHGRSGGKRLELKSWSDYVLDLHELFRIARATHPDTKNFLLGHSMGGAIALSYALEYQAELDGLMLSGPAVVLGDGTPKILIPIGKILGRIAPGVPVQSLASADVSRDPAVVAAYDSDPLVHHGKVPAGLASQLVGAMESYPARLPSLTLPVLLQHGSEDRLADVSGSRMIAERAGSTDLTIDVYDGLYHEVFNEPEQEKVLGDLIAWLSPRLR from the coding sequence GTGCGCAGAACCAAGTCGGAGTTCACCGGGCGGCGCGGCACCCGCATCGTGTACGACGTATGGACGCCTGACGCGCCGGTCACCGGACTCCTCGTCCTGTCTCACGGCCTCGGCGAACATGCCCGACGCTACGACCACGTCATCGCCGAGCTGGGCAAGCTCGGGCTGGTGGTCTACGCGCTGGACCACCGGGGGCACGGCCGATCGGGTGGTAAAAGGTTGGAGCTGAAGAGCTGGTCCGACTATGTCCTCGACCTGCACGAACTGTTCCGTATTGCGCGTGCCACTCATCCGGACACCAAGAACTTCTTGCTCGGGCACAGTATGGGTGGTGCGATCGCCCTGTCGTACGCGCTCGAGTACCAGGCCGAGTTGGACGGGTTGATGTTGTCCGGTCCGGCGGTGGTCCTCGGTGACGGCACGCCGAAAATTCTCATCCCCATCGGCAAGATTCTGGGTCGCATCGCGCCGGGTGTTCCGGTTCAGTCGCTCGCGTCGGCCGATGTTTCCCGTGATCCGGCGGTCGTGGCAGCCTACGACTCCGATCCGCTGGTTCACCACGGCAAAGTGCCCGCCGGACTGGCGAGCCAACTCGTCGGAGCCATGGAGAGCTATCCGGCGCGTCTCCCATCGCTTACACTCCCCGTTCTGCTTCAACACGGCAGCGAGGACCGGCTCGCCGATGTGTCGGGTAGTCGGATGATTGCCGAGAGGGCCGGTTCGACGGATCTCACGATCGATGTCTACGACGGGTTGTACCACGAGGTCTTCAACGAGCCGGAACAGGAAAAGGTTCTCGGTGACCTGATCGCGTGGCTGTCGCCGCGTCTGCGGTGA
- a CDS encoding alpha-isopropylmalate synthase regulatory domain-containing protein — MNALTSPTSNDSFAARFSAPLPRDLRKHAEGMSWTHFTQQFAAASGPIRLGSWDSSTARGGRTSFAATFGIGDSIHSATATTYGPIDALTSMLYDAGLHLEIISFHQQTVHSAEHRDRTATFVLAEFDGRQRWSMAIESGATDSSIRAIIGAANMLHG, encoded by the coding sequence ATGAACGCTCTCACGTCTCCCACCTCGAACGATTCCTTCGCCGCTCGTTTCAGCGCTCCACTCCCGCGCGATCTGCGGAAGCACGCCGAAGGCATGAGCTGGACCCACTTCACGCAACAGTTCGCTGCAGCATCAGGACCCATCCGCCTCGGAAGCTGGGATTCGAGCACCGCGCGGGGTGGCCGGACATCCTTCGCAGCCACCTTTGGAATCGGCGATTCGATCCACTCTGCGACCGCAACTACATACGGCCCGATCGACGCGCTGACCTCGATGCTCTACGACGCCGGCCTTCATCTCGAGATCATCTCGTTCCACCAGCAGACCGTTCACTCGGCCGAGCACAGAGATCGAACCGCGACCTTCGTCCTCGCCGAGTTCGATGGCCGTCAGCGCTGGTCGATGGCAATCGAATCCGGTGCCACCGACTCGTCGATCCGCGCGATCATCGGCGCTGCGAACATGCTGCACGGCTGA